Proteins from one Mycobacterium adipatum genomic window:
- a CDS encoding superoxide dismutase → MAQYSLPELDYDYDALEPHISGQINEIHHSKHHAAYVKGLNDALAKLEEARAGDDQSAIFLNEKNLAFHLGGHVNHSIWWKNLSPNGGDKPEGELAAAIDDQFGSFDKFRAQFTAAANGLQGSGWAVLGYDSLGDRLLTFQLYDQQANVPLGIIPLLQVDMWEHAFYLQYKNVKADYVKAFWNVVNWADVSDRYAKATAKTNGLIFG, encoded by the coding sequence ATGGCGCAATACTCACTGCCAGAACTCGATTACGACTATGACGCGCTGGAGCCCCACATTTCCGGGCAGATCAACGAGATCCACCACAGCAAGCACCACGCCGCCTACGTCAAGGGCCTCAACGACGCCCTGGCCAAACTCGAAGAAGCCCGCGCCGGCGACGACCAGTCCGCGATCTTCCTCAACGAGAAGAACCTCGCCTTCCACCTCGGCGGACACGTCAACCACAGCATCTGGTGGAAGAACCTGTCCCCCAACGGCGGCGACAAGCCCGAAGGCGAACTGGCCGCCGCCATCGACGACCAATTCGGCAGCTTCGACAAGTTCCGCGCCCAGTTCACCGCCGCCGCCAACGGACTGCAGGGCTCCGGCTGGGCCGTCCTGGGCTACGACAGCCTCGGCGACCGCCTGCTGACCTTCCAGCTCTACGACCAGCAGGCCAACGTCCCACTCGGCATCATCCCGCTGCTCCAGGTCGACATGTGGGAGCACGCCTTCTACCTGCAGTACAAGAACGTCAAGGCCGACTACGTCAAGGCCTTCTGGAACGTCGTCAACTGGGCCGACGTCTCCGACCGCTACGCCAAGGCCACCGCCAAGACCAACGGACTGATCTTCGGCTGA
- a CDS encoding DUF1206 domain-containing protein, whose amino-acid sequence MNRSASPVHGAVDKATDNDAFQYAARAGFAASGVLHLLLAYIILRLALGTGGNADQSGALAALASQPGGAVMLWIAAIGLFALGLWHLAEAVVGSKPSERSGNDDSPAWKRAKSVGLAIANIAIAFSAMRFAMGAGQSSGQQNSGVSAQLMQSGWGKAVLIVIGLGVLGVGGYHVYKGVSQKFFKDLRVSGGTGITVIGVAGYVAKGLALAGAGILVAFATWEADPAKASGLDAAVKTLGQAPFGKFLLILAALGIAAFGLYSFARSRYGRL is encoded by the coding sequence ATGAACCGAAGTGCCAGCCCCGTCCACGGCGCTGTGGACAAGGCCACCGACAACGATGCCTTCCAGTACGCCGCGCGCGCCGGATTTGCCGCCAGCGGTGTCCTGCATCTGCTGTTGGCCTACATCATCCTGCGATTGGCGCTGGGTACCGGCGGCAACGCGGACCAATCGGGGGCGCTGGCGGCACTGGCCAGTCAGCCCGGCGGCGCGGTCATGCTGTGGATCGCGGCGATCGGACTGTTCGCTCTCGGGCTGTGGCATCTGGCCGAGGCGGTCGTCGGATCCAAGCCTAGCGAGCGCTCCGGAAACGACGACTCCCCGGCCTGGAAACGCGCCAAGTCCGTCGGTCTGGCGATCGCCAACATCGCGATTGCGTTCTCCGCCATGCGTTTCGCGATGGGCGCCGGTCAGTCCAGCGGCCAGCAGAACTCCGGCGTATCGGCGCAATTGATGCAATCCGGCTGGGGTAAGGCGGTGCTGATCGTGATCGGCCTGGGGGTGCTGGGCGTCGGCGGCTACCACGTCTACAAAGGCGTCTCGCAGAAGTTCTTCAAAGATCTGCGGGTGTCCGGCGGCACCGGCATCACCGTGATCGGCGTCGCCGGTTACGTCGCCAAGGGCCTGGCGCTCGCCGGAGCCGGGATCCTCGTTGCCTTCGCGACGTGGGAGGCCGATCCCGCCAAGGCCTCCGGACTGGACGCCGCCGTCAAGACCCTCGGCCAGGCTCCGTTCGGCAAGTTTCTGCTCATCCTGGCCGCGCTGGGCATTGCCGCGTTCGGGCTGTACAGCTTTGCGCGCAGCCGTTATGGCCGTCTCTGA
- a CDS encoding heme-binding protein — protein MKPLATLVLGGLAASVIVAPSAAAAPPCSASNLATVASGVLSQAGGYLDTRPGANDVLTAAGSQSTVDAENSVRGYFLSHPGEFLDLQNIARPLIDLRRQCGVAVSPGQLAALIDALS, from the coding sequence ATGAAACCGCTTGCCACGCTCGTCCTCGGTGGACTTGCCGCGTCCGTGATCGTCGCTCCGAGTGCCGCGGCGGCGCCGCCGTGCTCGGCAAGCAACCTCGCCACCGTCGCCAGCGGTGTATTGAGCCAGGCGGGTGGTTATCTCGACACCCGGCCAGGGGCCAACGATGTCCTGACGGCGGCCGGTAGTCAGTCGACGGTCGACGCCGAGAACTCGGTGCGCGGCTACTTCCTATCTCACCCGGGCGAGTTCCTCGACCTGCAGAACATCGCGCGGCCGCTGATCGACCTGCGTCGGCAGTGTGGGGTGGCGGTGTCGCCGGGGCAACTGGCGGCGCTCATCGATGCGTTGAGTTAG
- a CDS encoding iron ABC transporter substrate-binding protein: MRPRFSRIAAALSVIAVVASATACSSDDGGDELLIYNAQHESLTKEWIDAFTKETGIKVTYRQGGDTELGNQLIAEGDSSPADVFLTENSPAMAAVEDAGLFADVDAATVEQVPAEYRPSTNKWTGVAARTTVFAYNTSKLREDQLPRSIMDLQQPEWKGRWGAPPPKADFQAIVAAMLQLTGEQATSAWLAGMKTNATLLQDNIATLRAVNDGEIDGGIIYHYYWFRDQAKTKEISANTALHYFRNEDPGAFISISGGGVLESSKKKDQAQQFLKYITGKSGQEVLEKGTSFEYPVASGVPANPALPALDTLQAPKVDPSTLDAAKVTDLMTKAGLL, from the coding sequence ATGAGACCTCGGTTCAGCCGCATAGCCGCGGCGTTGTCCGTCATCGCAGTGGTCGCCTCGGCGACGGCGTGCTCGTCCGACGACGGGGGCGACGAACTGCTGATCTACAACGCGCAGCACGAGTCCCTGACCAAGGAATGGATCGACGCGTTCACCAAGGAGACCGGCATCAAGGTCACCTATCGGCAGGGCGGCGACACCGAACTGGGCAATCAGCTCATCGCCGAGGGCGACTCCTCCCCGGCCGATGTGTTCCTCACCGAGAACTCGCCGGCGATGGCCGCGGTCGAGGATGCCGGACTGTTCGCCGATGTCGACGCCGCCACCGTGGAGCAGGTACCCGCCGAGTACCGCCCGTCGACCAACAAATGGACCGGTGTGGCCGCACGCACCACGGTGTTCGCCTACAACACCAGCAAGCTGCGCGAAGACCAGCTGCCCCGGTCGATCATGGATCTGCAGCAGCCCGAATGGAAGGGCCGTTGGGGCGCCCCGCCGCCCAAGGCCGATTTCCAGGCCATCGTCGCGGCGATGCTGCAGCTGACCGGCGAACAGGCCACCTCCGCGTGGCTGGCCGGCATGAAGACCAACGCGACCCTGCTGCAGGACAACATTGCGACCCTGCGCGCGGTGAACGACGGTGAGATCGACGGCGGGATCATCTACCACTACTACTGGTTCCGGGATCAGGCCAAGACCAAGGAGATCAGCGCCAACACCGCCCTGCACTACTTCCGCAACGAGGACCCGGGCGCATTCATCAGCATCTCCGGTGGCGGCGTCCTGGAATCGAGCAAGAAGAAGGACCAGGCTCAGCAGTTCCTGAAGTACATCACCGGCAAGTCCGGCCAGGAAGTTCTGGAGAAGGGCACCTCGTTCGAATACCCGGTGGCCAGCGGCGTGCCCGCCAACCCGGCACTGCCCGCGCTGGACACCCTGCAGGCACCGAAGGTCGATCCGTCCACGTTGGACGCTGCCAAGGTCACCGACCTGATGACCAAGGCCGGCCTGCTCTAG
- a CDS encoding ABC transporter permease: MVSAHTDPTTRPRPPARPGPLLSGGIAVLVAATFIPLGYVVWAVVSTGPARIYELVVRPRVGELLINTAGLVLVTVPLCVLLGIGAAWLVERTDVPGAAVWRPLLVAPLAVPAFINSYAWVGVWPTLHGFGAGVLVSTLSYFPFVFLPAAATLRRLDPSIEESARALGSGTVGIFFRVVLPQLRLAVLGGGLLIGVHLLAEYGAFAMLRFATFTTAIFEQFQATFDGAAGATLAGVLVLLCLVLLLGEALLRGNARFSRIGSGAPRAVTRIHLRAATIPATAALAVLTMLALGVPVWTLLRWLWIGGAAVWDIADLAEALSQTAVLAAVAAAVTTVAAFPFAWLAVRYSGAFARMVEGANFVTSSMPGIVTALALVTVAIRFAPPLYQTAILVLGAYVLMFLPRALVSLRSGLAQVPPGLEEASRSLGVSPARSFVRVTLRLTAPAAGAGAALVFVAVATELTATLLLAPTGTRTLAMRFWSLSSELDYAAAAPYALVLVALSIPVTVALFRQATRRTA; the protein is encoded by the coding sequence GTGGTCTCCGCGCACACCGACCCGACCACCCGACCGCGACCACCCGCCCGGCCGGGCCCCCTGCTGAGCGGCGGGATCGCGGTGCTGGTCGCGGCGACGTTCATCCCGCTCGGCTATGTCGTGTGGGCGGTGGTCAGCACCGGCCCGGCACGCATCTACGAGTTGGTGGTGCGGCCGCGGGTGGGCGAACTGCTGATCAACACCGCCGGCCTGGTGCTGGTGACGGTGCCGCTGTGTGTGCTGCTCGGCATCGGGGCGGCGTGGCTGGTCGAACGCACCGATGTGCCCGGCGCCGCGGTCTGGCGTCCGCTGCTGGTGGCCCCCTTGGCGGTGCCCGCGTTCATCAACAGCTACGCCTGGGTCGGCGTGTGGCCGACGCTGCACGGGTTCGGCGCCGGCGTGTTGGTCAGCACGTTGTCGTACTTCCCGTTCGTCTTCCTGCCGGCGGCGGCCACCCTGCGCCGGCTGGATCCCTCCATCGAGGAATCGGCACGGGCGCTGGGCTCCGGCACCGTCGGCATCTTCTTCCGGGTGGTGTTGCCACAGCTACGGCTGGCCGTGCTCGGTGGCGGACTGCTGATCGGGGTGCATCTGCTCGCCGAATACGGGGCGTTCGCGATGTTGCGCTTCGCGACGTTCACCACGGCCATTTTCGAACAGTTCCAGGCGACATTCGACGGTGCCGCCGGTGCCACCCTGGCCGGGGTACTGGTGCTGCTGTGCCTGGTGCTGCTGCTGGGTGAGGCGCTGCTGCGCGGCAATGCCCGATTCTCCAGGATCGGCTCCGGCGCGCCCCGGGCGGTGACGCGGATCCACTTGCGCGCGGCGACCATACCGGCCACCGCCGCACTGGCCGTGCTCACCATGCTGGCCCTGGGCGTTCCGGTGTGGACCCTGCTGCGGTGGCTGTGGATCGGCGGCGCCGCCGTCTGGGACATCGCCGATCTGGCCGAGGCGCTGAGCCAGACCGCGGTGTTGGCCGCGGTGGCCGCCGCCGTGACCACCGTGGCGGCGTTCCCGTTCGCGTGGCTGGCGGTCCGCTACAGCGGCGCCTTCGCGCGCATGGTGGAGGGTGCCAACTTCGTCACCAGTTCCATGCCCGGCATCGTCACCGCCCTGGCACTGGTCACCGTCGCCATCCGATTCGCGCCCCCGCTGTATCAGACCGCGATCCTGGTGCTGGGCGCCTACGTGCTGATGTTCCTGCCGCGGGCGCTGGTGAGTCTGCGCTCGGGGCTGGCCCAGGTGCCGCCCGGGCTGGAGGAGGCCTCTCGGTCACTGGGGGTATCGCCGGCGCGCAGTTTCGTGCGCGTCACGTTGCGGCTGACCGCGCCGGCGGCCGGTGCCGGTGCGGCGCTGGTGTTCGTGGCGGTGGCCACCGAACTGACCGCCACGCTGCTGCTCGCCCCGACCGGCACCCGGACCCTGGCGATGCGGTTCTGGTCGCTGTCGAGCGAGTTGGACTATGCGGCCGCCGCGCCGTACGCGCTTGTGCTGGTCGCCTTGTCGATCCCCGTGACGGTGGCCCTGTTCCGGCAAGCCACCCGGAGGACCGCATGA
- a CDS encoding ABC transporter ATP-binding protein, with translation MTDPALAIHGLTKTFTDHRVLDGVDLTLEPGSITAVVGASGCGKTTLLRLVAGFETPDAGTIDIGGRRVASAGSGLAPHRRSVGYVAQDGALFPHLTVGANIAYGLPGRARSASVRARVAELLETVSLQPSFAERRPHELSGGQQQRVALARAMARQPALMLLDEPFSALDTGLRAATRKAVMKVLNDTGVTTLLVTHDQGEALSVADQVAVMRDGRFTGVGTPQQVYRTPGNRFTAEFLGDCVFLPCTVRAGTAACVLGQIPLVAPSPDGPATLMLRPEQLVAIEITDATTALDPGIGIVVGSEFLGHDVLLTIDTGGDTPPITVRQHSISPPAVSAKIRIEILGGALVLP, from the coding sequence ATGACCGACCCGGCGCTGGCCATCCATGGCCTGACCAAGACGTTCACCGATCACCGGGTGCTCGACGGCGTCGACCTGACGCTGGAGCCGGGCAGCATCACCGCCGTCGTGGGCGCCTCGGGGTGCGGAAAGACCACGCTGCTACGCCTGGTCGCCGGCTTCGAGACCCCCGACGCGGGCACCATCGACATCGGCGGGCGTCGTGTCGCGTCCGCCGGCAGCGGCCTCGCCCCGCACCGCCGGTCGGTCGGCTATGTCGCACAGGACGGCGCATTGTTCCCCCACTTGACTGTCGGTGCGAACATCGCCTACGGGCTGCCCGGCCGGGCCCGCAGCGCATCGGTACGGGCCCGGGTCGCCGAGCTGCTCGAAACCGTCTCACTACAGCCATCTTTCGCCGAACGTCGCCCCCATGAGCTGTCCGGCGGCCAGCAACAACGCGTCGCACTGGCCCGCGCCATGGCCCGGCAACCAGCCCTGATGCTGCTCGACGAGCCGTTCTCCGCGCTCGACACCGGACTGCGCGCGGCCACCCGCAAGGCCGTCATGAAGGTCCTCAACGACACCGGCGTCACCACACTGCTGGTCACCCACGATCAGGGCGAGGCGCTCTCGGTCGCCGACCAGGTGGCCGTGATGCGCGACGGTCGGTTCACCGGCGTGGGAACGCCGCAACAGGTCTACCGCACCCCCGGCAACCGGTTCACCGCCGAGTTCCTCGGCGACTGCGTGTTCCTGCCGTGCACCGTGCGCGCCGGGACCGCCGCCTGCGTCCTGGGCCAGATCCCGCTGGTCGCGCCGTCACCGGATGGTCCGGCCACGCTGATGTTGCGTCCCGAACAGCTGGTTGCCATCGAGATCACCGACGCCACAACGGCACTCGATCCGGGAATCGGGATCGTGGTGGGTTCGGAGTTCCTCGGACACGATGTCCTGCTCACCATCGACACCGGCGGAGACACGCCGCCGATCACGGTGCGCCAGCACAGCATCTCCCCACCCGCGGTGTCGGCCAAGATCCGCATCGAGATACTCGGTGGCGCCCTGGTGCTGCCATGA
- a CDS encoding acyl-CoA thioesterase, producing MSTLLRLLSVVPDGDDRWRGPGSGPPGKRAFGGLFAAQALASACATVDAEKRPTNLHMQFLRGGDAGDDSDYQVERVYDGRTAVARRVLTRQHGRLLNTAAVSFSAPLAGPEHGARRSMPAHPDTLERTGPPGPAPSLPLDELEFRVEDTTIDGEFVRRLWWRSTIELPDDPLIHTLIAVYVTDLYGVDPILAVHGFSMAGRTHRSGTTDSSIWFHQPVRADQWNLLESRSPAASRGRGVMTASLVRADGVIAATLVQEGMIGER from the coding sequence GTGAGTACCCTGCTGCGCCTGCTGAGTGTGGTTCCCGACGGCGACGACCGGTGGCGAGGCCCCGGGTCCGGCCCGCCGGGCAAACGGGCGTTCGGCGGACTGTTCGCCGCCCAAGCTCTGGCCTCGGCCTGCGCCACGGTGGACGCCGAGAAACGTCCGACCAATCTGCACATGCAGTTCCTGCGCGGCGGCGACGCCGGCGACGACTCGGACTATCAGGTGGAACGGGTCTACGACGGGCGGACCGCGGTGGCGCGCCGGGTGCTGACCCGCCAGCACGGGCGGCTGCTCAACACCGCGGCGGTGTCGTTCTCGGCACCGCTGGCCGGGCCCGAGCACGGCGCCCGGCGATCGATGCCGGCGCACCCGGACACCCTGGAGCGCACCGGGCCGCCGGGCCCGGCGCCGTCACTTCCGTTGGACGAACTCGAATTCCGCGTCGAGGACACCACCATCGACGGCGAGTTCGTGCGGCGGCTGTGGTGGCGCAGCACCATCGAGCTGCCCGACGATCCGCTGATCCACACCCTGATCGCCGTCTATGTCACCGACTTGTACGGCGTGGACCCGATCCTGGCTGTGCACGGATTCTCGATGGCCGGCCGTACGCACCGCAGCGGCACCACCGATTCATCGATCTGGTTCCACCAGCCGGTGCGGGCCGATCAGTGGAATCTGCTGGAATCCCGGTCCCCGGCGGCCTCCCGCGGGCGCGGTGTGATGACCGCGTCGCTGGTGCGTGCCGACGGTGTCATCGCCGCGACCCTGGTCCAGGAGGGGATGATCGGCGAGCGTTGA
- a CDS encoding CoA transferase — MTLAQLGAEVIRVDPVGGAADYRRWPVTDDGESIYWAGLNKGKRSVAVDMRAPDGQELIRRLIAEAGVLITNVAGRAWHSYDELVALRPDLIHVEISGRADGSTGVDYTVNAAVGFPLVTGPVNLATPVNHVLPAWDVACGLYAALAVVTAVRQREATGTGARIAIPLENVALATAGNLGFLTEAMLGGAERQRIGNALYGQYGQNFTSSDGAVFMLVALTGRHFRDLTELTGTTKAVAALGEALGADFTDEGQRYTHRDALTGLFTLWFAERNAHDITAALSQTSVLWERYRSFAEVAADERVTANPLFTTLDQPRVGTYLAPGLPICIDGGYPAAAPAPALGEDTAAVLVRLGLSSAEIEQLTGAGTVA, encoded by the coding sequence ATGACGCTGGCGCAGCTGGGTGCCGAGGTGATCCGCGTCGACCCGGTGGGTGGGGCCGCCGATTACCGGCGCTGGCCGGTCACCGACGACGGCGAGAGTATCTACTGGGCGGGGCTCAACAAGGGCAAACGCTCGGTCGCCGTGGACATGCGCGCCCCCGACGGGCAGGAGCTGATCCGCAGGCTGATCGCCGAGGCCGGTGTGCTGATCACCAACGTGGCCGGGCGTGCCTGGCATTCCTATGACGAACTGGTGGCGCTGCGGCCCGACCTGATCCACGTCGAGATCTCCGGGCGTGCCGACGGATCCACCGGTGTGGACTACACCGTCAACGCCGCCGTCGGCTTCCCGCTGGTGACCGGTCCGGTCAACCTGGCCACCCCGGTCAACCACGTGCTGCCGGCCTGGGATGTGGCGTGCGGCCTGTACGCGGCGCTGGCGGTGGTCACCGCGGTACGACAGCGCGAGGCCACCGGAACCGGAGCGCGGATCGCCATCCCGCTGGAGAACGTCGCGCTGGCCACCGCCGGCAACCTGGGTTTCCTGACCGAGGCGATGCTCGGCGGCGCCGAACGGCAGCGCATCGGCAACGCCCTCTACGGACAGTACGGCCAGAACTTCACCAGCAGCGACGGAGCGGTGTTCATGCTCGTCGCGCTGACCGGTCGGCATTTCCGCGACCTGACCGAACTGACCGGCACGACCAAAGCCGTTGCCGCACTGGGAGAGGCGCTCGGTGCGGACTTCACCGATGAGGGCCAGCGGTACACCCACCGCGACGCGCTGACCGGATTGTTCACCCTGTGGTTCGCCGAGCGCAACGCCCACGACATCACCGCCGCGCTGTCGCAGACCTCGGTGCTGTGGGAGCGCTACCGCAGCTTCGCCGAGGTCGCCGCCGACGAGCGGGTGACCGCCAACCCGCTGTTCACCACCTTGGACCAGCCCCGCGTCGGGACCTACCTGGCGCCGGGCCTGCCGATCTGTATCGACGGCGGTTACCCGGCGGCTGCCCCGGCACCGGCGCTGGGCGAGGACACCGCGGCCGTGCTGGTGCGGTTGGGGCTCAGCAGCGCGGAGATCGAGCAATTGACCGGGGCGGGCACCGTCGCGTGA
- a CDS encoding dienelactone hydrolase family protein: MPAIELDTPAGPIDALLDLPQGQGPWPGVVVVHDAIGYQPDKEAISARIAAAGYLAVTPNLYARGGRARCITKVMRAALTKQGPAVEDILAARDYLRDRPECTGVVGIAGFCMGGQFALILSPKGFGASAPFYGTPLPKNLEETLSGACPIVASFGAKDPLGRGAPAKLNKAVAAQGVAADVKVYPNAGHSFANQLPAQALLRVTGFGYNEAVAEDAWSRVFDFFATHLRG, translated from the coding sequence ATGCCCGCGATCGAGCTCGATACCCCGGCCGGCCCCATCGATGCGTTGCTCGACCTACCGCAGGGTCAGGGCCCGTGGCCGGGGGTGGTCGTGGTGCACGACGCGATCGGCTACCAGCCCGACAAGGAGGCGATCTCGGCGCGCATCGCCGCCGCCGGCTACCTGGCCGTGACCCCGAATCTGTATGCCCGGGGCGGCCGGGCCCGCTGCATCACGAAGGTGATGCGGGCGGCGCTGACCAAGCAGGGGCCCGCCGTCGAGGACATCCTGGCCGCCCGCGACTACCTGCGGGACCGCCCGGAGTGCACCGGTGTCGTCGGCATCGCCGGCTTCTGTATGGGCGGGCAGTTCGCGCTCATCTTGTCCCCCAAGGGTTTCGGCGCCTCCGCGCCGTTCTACGGGACCCCGCTGCCGAAGAACCTGGAGGAAACGCTGAGCGGCGCGTGCCCCATCGTGGCCAGCTTCGGGGCCAAGGATCCGCTGGGTCGGGGCGCACCGGCGAAGCTGAACAAGGCGGTCGCGGCCCAGGGCGTCGCCGCGGATGTGAAGGTCTACCCGAACGCCGGGCACAGCTTCGCCAATCAGCTTCCCGCGCAGGCGTTGCTACGGGTCACCGGTTTCGGCTACAACGAGGCCGTCGCCGAGGATGCGTGGAGCCGGGTGTTCGACTTCTTCGCGACGCATCTGCGGGGCTGA
- a CDS encoding DUF2469 domain-containing protein yields MSAEDLEKYETEMELSLYREYKDIVGQFSYVVETERRFYLANSVEMVPRNADGEVYFELRLADAWVWDMYRPARFVKQVRVITFKDVNIEEVEKPELRLPD; encoded by the coding sequence ATGAGTGCCGAGGATCTCGAAAAGTACGAAACCGAGATGGAGCTCTCGCTGTACCGCGAGTACAAGGACATCGTCGGGCAGTTCAGCTACGTGGTGGAGACCGAGCGCCGGTTCTATCTGGCCAACAGTGTCGAGATGGTGCCCCGCAACGCCGACGGCGAGGTCTACTTCGAGCTGCGCCTCGCCGATGCCTGGGTGTGGGACATGTATCGCCCGGCCCGCTTCGTCAAGCAGGTCCGCGTCATCACGTTCAAGGACGTCAACATCGAAGAGGTCGAGAAGCCGGAACTGCGGCTGCCGGACTGA
- a CDS encoding ribonuclease HII has protein sequence MPASWPPRTVIRRSGLRTLESALYRSGLGPVAGVDEVGRGACAGPLVVASCVLGPNRLTSLAALDDSKRLNEAERERLFPLIRRYALAYHVVIIGSVEVDRRGVHHANIEGMRRAVAGLPLRPGYVLSDGFRVPGLPMPSLPVIGGDAAAACIAAASVLAKVSRDRLMVAMEAEHPGYGFAEHKGYSTPVHMAALEELGPCAEHRFSFANVRRVAGSVPRGATAWTMMETNLDEGQQSR, from the coding sequence TTGCCGGCGAGTTGGCCCCCGAGAACAGTGATCCGCAGGTCCGGCCTGCGCACCCTGGAGTCGGCGCTGTACCGCAGCGGTCTCGGCCCGGTGGCCGGTGTCGATGAGGTCGGTCGCGGCGCCTGTGCCGGCCCGCTGGTGGTGGCGTCCTGTGTGCTGGGGCCCAACCGGTTGACCAGCCTTGCCGCACTGGACGATTCGAAGAGGCTCAACGAGGCCGAGCGCGAGCGGTTGTTCCCGCTGATCCGCCGCTACGCGCTGGCCTATCACGTGGTGATCATCGGATCGGTCGAGGTCGATCGCCGCGGCGTGCACCACGCGAACATCGAGGGCATGCGCCGCGCGGTGGCCGGACTGCCGCTGCGGCCCGGGTACGTGCTCTCCGACGGCTTCCGGGTGCCGGGGCTGCCGATGCCGTCCCTGCCGGTGATCGGCGGTGACGCGGCGGCGGCCTGCATCGCCGCGGCCAGCGTGCTGGCCAAGGTGAGCAGGGACCGGCTGATGGTCGCCATGGAGGCAGAACACCCTGGCTACGGCTTCGCCGAGCACAAGGGCTACAGCACCCCGGTGCACATGGCGGCACTGGAGGAACTGGGCCCGTGCGCCGAGCACCGCTTCTCTTTTGCCAATGTGCGCAGGGTTGCGGGATCGGTGCCACGCGGTGCAACGGCGTGGACAATGATGGAGACCAACCTAGACGAAGGACAGCAGAGCAGATGA
- the lepB gene encoding signal peptidase I encodes MTDEAEDAAPAETAEPEAEGEQQPTKKRGALREGAILVTIALVLYYVMLTFVARPYLIPSESMEPTLHGCPGCVGDRIMVDKLTYRFTEPEPGDVVVFKGPPNWNIGYKSIRSDNPAIKLVQDALSFVGFVPPDENDLVKRVIAVGGQTVQCRADTGLTVDGKKLVEPYLDPVTMNADPAVYPCLGNEFGPVTVPEDKLWVMGDNRTHSADSRSRCSNLPGDAQRGLICTGDPEAGTVPVDNVIGKARFIAWPPSRWGGVSSTNPQTASAD; translated from the coding sequence GTGACCGACGAAGCCGAGGACGCCGCGCCCGCCGAAACCGCCGAACCCGAGGCGGAAGGCGAGCAGCAGCCGACGAAGAAGCGCGGCGCGCTGCGCGAAGGCGCCATCCTGGTCACCATTGCGCTGGTTCTGTACTACGTGATGCTCACCTTCGTGGCGCGTCCGTACCTGATTCCCTCGGAGTCGATGGAACCCACGCTGCACGGCTGCCCCGGATGTGTCGGGGACCGGATCATGGTGGACAAGCTCACCTACCGGTTCACCGAGCCCGAACCCGGTGACGTCGTCGTATTCAAGGGTCCGCCGAACTGGAACATCGGCTACAAGTCGATCCGTTCGGACAACCCGGCGATCAAGTTGGTGCAGGACGCGCTGTCCTTCGTCGGGTTCGTGCCGCCGGATGAGAACGACCTCGTCAAGCGGGTCATCGCGGTGGGCGGGCAGACGGTGCAGTGCCGCGCCGACACCGGCCTGACCGTCGACGGGAAGAAGCTCGTCGAGCCCTACCTGGACCCGGTCACCATGAACGCCGATCCCGCGGTCTACCCGTGTCTGGGCAACGAGTTCGGCCCGGTCACGGTGCCCGAGGACAAGCTGTGGGTGATGGGCGACAACCGCACTCACTCCGCCGACTCACGGTCGCGCTGCTCCAATCTGCCCGGCGACGCCCAGCGCGGCCTGATCTGCACCGGTGACCCGGAGGCCGGCACCGTTCCCGTCGACAATGTGATCGGCAAGGCTCGCTTCATCGCCTGGCCGCCGTCGCGCTGGGGTGGCGTGAGCAGCACCAACCCGCAGACGGCATCGGCCGATTAG
- the rplS gene encoding 50S ribosomal protein L19, with protein sequence MNTLDFVDKASLRDDIPAFGPGDTVNVHVKVIEGSKERIQVFKGVVLRRQNGGVSETFTVRKESYGVGVERTFPVHSPNIDHIDVVTRGDVRRAKLYYLRDLRGKKAKIKEKR encoded by the coding sequence ATGAACACGCTTGACTTCGTCGACAAGGCGTCGCTGCGCGACGACATCCCGGCATTCGGCCCCGGCGACACCGTCAACGTGCACGTCAAGGTCATCGAGGGCTCCAAGGAGCGCATCCAGGTCTTCAAGGGTGTCGTGCTGCGCCGCCAGAACGGCGGGGTCAGCGAGACCTTCACCGTGCGCAAGGAAAGCTACGGCGTCGGTGTCGAGCGGACCTTCCCGGTGCACTCGCCCAACATCGATCACATCGATGTCGTGACCCGCGGTGACGTGCGTCGCGCCAAGCTGTACTACCTGCGCGATCTGCGTGGCAAGAAGGCGAAGATCAAGGAGAAGCGCTGA